The sequence TATTCCCAAGGCAGTGAAAATTCCAAACTCCTTGATCATCGTGAGGTAAGACCCTGCAATGAAGCTTACAAACCCAAACACGGTCGTCAGTGATGCCAGGAAAACAGGAACAATGATGAAGGCCTGCGCACGTTTCAGAGCTTCTGAGGGATCATGCTGCAGTTCTTCCTGAAAACGGTTTACCACATGGATGGCATAAGCGCTTCCAACAGCCATCAATATCACGGGGACGACATTGGTCAGCATGGTAATCTCAAATCCCAGCAGGCTGACGAGCCCCATTGTCCAGATGATGGCAATGACAACCGATAGCATCGGAAGAATGATTCCATGGACCGTGCGAAAGCCCGCAAACAAAACCAGGCAGATGAGCAGAAAAGCCACTGGGGCTATGAATTTTATATCGCTGATGATCACATTGCTAAGCTCAAGCAGAGTCACAGGCATGCCACCGAAATAAAACCTCCCTTCAAAAGATATCCCCTCAAGTTTTTGCCGGATAGACTCTACGGCTTCGGTGCGGTTCGCGCCCGTCATGACCTTGCCAATCACCAGGGTGGAAGTACAATCGGCCGAAACCAGATTTCCCTTGTATAAATCTTTAGAGAGGGCATAGGCTCTCAGGCGTTCAAGTGTTTCTACTTCCCCCGGTATGGCATACTCATCCACCAAACGACCGATCTCAATACCAAATTCACTGCTTCTGATGTCAATCACGTTGGTCAGGCTGGTTACATAGCTGATGCCTGCAATCGAACGCATGCTGTCGGTCACCTGCCTGACCAGGTCAAGCATTGCGTAGGTGAAAATGTCCTGCCCTTCAATCCCGACAATAATCAGGTCATTACCGCCATATTGCTCACCAACCTCCTTGAACAGGGTGGCTGTAGGGTCATCCTCAGGAAGATACCCAAGGATATCGGAATTGATTTTCAGGTCTTTTATGAAAAAACCTAAATATATCGTGATGGTGATTACCACAACGATAATCACAAACTTCGAGCGGATAATGAATGCAGCCAGTTTTTCCATCTCTTTTCCTGAATCAGATTATCTGGATAAGATTCCATTAAAAAAGACATCAATCAGTGGGTCGATAAGTAAATTATGGTCATACCCCTTCTGTCCCATGATCAATGGTAATTCAAACCCTTTGGTTGCTAAAACAATGGCACCAGCTACGAGGCTTGTATTCTCAATTTTAAATACCCCTTGACTGACCCCTTCCTCAAGCATACGGCCAATCATCACCTGCTCCATCTCGTCATATTTCTTCCTGATCTTTTCAATAACACTCAGGTTTTCTGCCAGATCACGACGGATGGCATCATAATAAATGGTAAGCTTTTTTACTGCGTTCATTCGGATGTGGATGTATTCCCTGAGCTTTTCTCTGGCTGGCATATGTCTCTCTATCAGCTCATTGAGGATACTGGCCAGGGCGTCAATTTCTACCTCAATGACAGCTTGAAAGATCTCATCCTTATTGGCAAAATAACTGTAGAGGGTACGTCTGCCTTTACGTGCGGCTGTGGCAATGTCTCCCATGCTGGTTTTATTGAATCCGTACTTCTCAAAAACCTTGCGGGCTTCATTCAGGATTTGGTCTTTTGTGGTCATGAGGTTTGAAGTTTATGCGCAACTGCACAAAAAATGGCTATATGTGCAAATATAGGATAAAAATTTTATTCTTTTACCCCTGTTCATAAAAAATCCCTTCCTGTAAGCCGGAAAGGGATCATAGGATAATATTAAGAGATGTGCGAAAATGCTTTGGTCTTAATTATTCTGGGCCAGTTTAAAAAGGATCTTGATTCGCTCATCCTTTGACAGTCTGGAAGGGTCCCGTTCTCGCATCCCACTGCTGTCTATTTGTCCGCCATAGGGCATCCCTGTCATGGAGCCACCCGGTCGCATACCACCGGGATATCCACGGTCGCGTGTGCCGGGATTTCCATAACCACCACCCTGCCTGTCAAATCGCTCCAGACCGTTCATTCTGACAGTCAAAGTAAAATCGTCTTTAGGGAATGCTGGCGCTTGA comes from Bacteroides sp. and encodes:
- a CDS encoding TetR/AcrR family transcriptional regulator, which codes for MTTKDQILNEARKVFEKYGFNKTSMGDIATAARKGRRTLYSYFANKDEIFQAVIEVEIDALASILNELIERHMPAREKLREYIHIRMNAVKKLTIYYDAIRRDLAENLSVIEKIRKKYDEMEQVMIGRMLEEGVSQGVFKIENTSLVAGAIVLATKGFELPLIMGQKGYDHNLLIDPLIDVFFNGILSR